The following are encoded together in the Blautia obeum ATCC 29174 genome:
- a CDS encoding magnesium transporter CorA family protein: MVRMFRTSDGAIHEIQEPQDGCWVALTNPTATEIFEISEQFQIEVDDLRAPLDEEERSRIEVEDNYTLILVDVPMIEERNDKDWYGTIPLGIIVTDKMIFTICLEDTQVLTRFMEGRVRNFFTYMKTRFILQILYRNSSMYLRYLRIIDKKSEQVEEKLHFSPRNQELIELLELEKSLVYFTTSLRSNEAVLEKLIKLESIKKYPEDTELLEDVIIENTQAIEMANIYSGILQSMMDAFASVISNNLNDVMKILSVITIVMSIPTIIFSAYGMNLAPSGMPFSSTIWGFLIVILVSIAASIIAALFLSKKKYF; this comes from the coding sequence GTGGTTAGGATGTTTCGTACATCAGACGGAGCAATTCATGAAATTCAGGAACCTCAGGATGGCTGCTGGGTTGCCCTTACAAATCCTACGGCAACAGAAATCTTTGAGATATCCGAGCAGTTTCAGATAGAGGTCGATGATCTGAGAGCTCCTCTGGATGAGGAGGAACGGTCACGTATTGAGGTGGAGGATAATTACACTCTGATCCTGGTTGATGTTCCTATGATCGAGGAACGAAATGACAAGGACTGGTATGGTACGATTCCGCTGGGTATTATAGTCACAGATAAGATGATTTTTACGATATGTCTGGAAGATACACAGGTTCTTACCAGATTTATGGAGGGACGTGTGCGTAATTTCTTTACTTATATGAAGACACGTTTTATTCTTCAGATACTGTATCGTAATTCCAGCATGTATCTGCGTTATCTGCGTATTATTGACAAGAAAAGTGAACAGGTTGAGGAAAAACTTCATTTTTCTCCGCGAAATCAGGAACTGATCGAGCTTTTGGAACTGGAAAAATCTCTGGTGTATTTTACTACTTCACTGAGATCAAATGAAGCGGTGCTTGAGAAGCTGATCAAGCTGGAGAGCATTAAGAAATATCCTGAAGATACAGAACTTCTTGAAGATGTTATCATTGAGAATACACAGGCGATTGAGATGGCGAATATATACAGCGGTATCCTGCAGAGTATGATGGATGCGTTTGCATCTGTTATATCCAATAACCTGAATGATGTTATGAAAATTTTGTCTGTGATCACGATCGTTATGAGTATTCCGACGATCATCTTTAGTGCATATGGAATGAATCTGGCACCGTCCGGAATGCCTTTCTCCAGTACGATTTGGGGATTTCTGATCGTAATTCTGGTCTCTATTGCGGCCAGTATCATTGCAGCACTTTTCCTGTCAAAAAAGAAATATTTTTGA
- the aroC gene encoding chorismate synthase, with the protein MNKSSFGTHFTVTTWGESHGKALGAVVDGCPAGLSLCEEDIQKFLDRRKPGQSRYTTARKEGDLVEILSGIFEGKTTGTPISLIVRNTDQRSRDYGNIALSYRPGHADYTFDAKYGFRDYRGGGRSSGRETIGRVASGAIASKILETLGISFCTYTKSIGPVSIKKFDSEEINNNAFYMPDADAAARAGAYLEKCMKSQDSAGGVVECRITGVPAGLGSPVFEKLDAVLAQAVMSVGAVKAVEIGDGTEVAHMNGSDDNDGFHFENGQISKTSNHAGGIMGGISDGSEIILRAYIKPTPSISQPQETTTCNGKNISLEIHGRHDPVIVPRAVVVIESMCALAITDALFANMTSRLDYIQKFYTK; encoded by the coding sequence ATGAATAAATCCAGCTTTGGTACACATTTCACTGTAACTACCTGGGGGGAATCTCATGGAAAAGCGCTTGGTGCTGTTGTGGACGGCTGCCCGGCAGGACTTTCTCTCTGTGAAGAAGACATCCAAAAATTTCTCGACAGACGCAAACCCGGTCAGAGCCGCTACACAACTGCACGTAAAGAGGGCGATCTTGTCGAAATCCTTTCCGGCATTTTTGAGGGAAAAACTACCGGTACCCCAATTTCATTAATAGTCCGCAACACTGACCAGCGTTCCAGAGATTACGGCAATATTGCGCTTTCCTATCGTCCCGGACACGCAGATTATACTTTTGATGCCAAATACGGTTTTCGTGATTATCGAGGCGGCGGCCGCTCTTCCGGTCGGGAAACTATCGGGCGTGTGGCATCAGGTGCAATTGCCTCCAAAATTCTGGAAACTTTAGGGATTTCTTTCTGTACTTATACAAAATCCATCGGACCTGTTTCCATCAAAAAATTTGATTCAGAAGAAATCAACAATAATGCATTTTATATGCCAGATGCGGATGCCGCTGCCAGGGCAGGTGCATATCTGGAGAAATGTATGAAAAGCCAGGACAGTGCCGGTGGTGTTGTAGAGTGTCGTATCACAGGTGTCCCAGCAGGTCTTGGAAGCCCTGTCTTCGAAAAACTTGATGCAGTACTTGCCCAGGCAGTTATGTCTGTCGGTGCTGTTAAAGCTGTCGAAATCGGTGACGGTACAGAAGTTGCACATATGAACGGTTCCGATGATAATGATGGATTTCATTTTGAAAACGGGCAAATCAGCAAAACAAGCAATCACGCCGGTGGCATCATGGGTGGTATCAGTGATGGAAGCGAGATCATTCTCCGTGCTTATATCAAACCAACCCCTTCCATTAGCCAGCCACAGGAAACAACTACATGCAACGGCAAAAATATTTCTCTTGAAATTCATGGACGTCACGATCCAGTCATCGTACCAAGGGCAGTTGTCGTTATTGAATCTATGTGTGCGCTTGCAATTACAGATGCACTTTTTGCCAATATGACTTCCCGTCTGGACTATATTCAGAAATTTTACACAAAATAA
- a CDS encoding lactonase family protein, which yields MGNKKYVAYVGTYTYGTSKGIQVYDVDVENGKLIERSEVNVSNASHTAVSKNGKYLYSIEDEGVAVFKRDENGDLVRINSVGIDGMRGCFLATDVDGRYLYVAGYHDGKVTVVHTHKDGSLGRIMDGVFHKGLGSVAERNFRPHVNCVRPTPDNKYLCAVDNGIDQVKIYRINKRRHKLELVDILRCPRESGPRIIRFSADGKYAYILFELSNEIKVYSYDGSGNNPEFELLQSVSTLSKQHDKDAIHNAASGLALAPDGKHLFCTTAGENTVSMYEIDAETGLLEKKFTLPISGDYPKDIVIFPDNQHIAVANHASNTITTFKVDYEKNIIVMNDKPHKIETPNSIHMWPVPQDFDAVEPLADAEDEQE from the coding sequence ATGGGGAACAAGAAATATGTGGCCTATGTGGGTACATACACTTATGGTACCAGTAAGGGCATTCAGGTTTATGATGTAGATGTGGAGAATGGTAAACTGATCGAACGAAGCGAAGTTAACGTCAGCAATGCATCTCACACAGCAGTTTCCAAAAACGGTAAGTATCTGTATTCTATTGAGGACGAGGGTGTTGCGGTATTCAAACGTGACGAGAACGGAGACCTTGTTCGAATTAACAGTGTAGGAATTGACGGCATGAGAGGCTGTTTCCTTGCTACAGATGTGGACGGTCGTTATCTTTATGTTGCGGGATATCACGATGGCAAAGTAACGGTTGTACATACACATAAAGATGGAAGTCTTGGCCGTATTATGGATGGGGTATTTCATAAAGGACTTGGAAGTGTCGCAGAGCGTAACTTCCGTCCACATGTAAACTGTGTACGTCCGACACCGGATAATAAATATCTTTGTGCAGTTGACAATGGAATTGATCAGGTTAAGATCTATCGGATCAACAAAAGACGCCATAAACTGGAATTAGTAGATATTCTTCGCTGCCCGAGAGAGAGTGGACCAAGAATCATTCGTTTCAGTGCTGATGGAAAGTATGCATATATTCTGTTCGAATTAAGTAATGAGATTAAAGTTTACAGTTATGATGGAAGTGGAAACAATCCGGAATTTGAACTTCTGCAGAGTGTTTCTACATTGAGTAAGCAACATGACAAGGATGCGATTCACAATGCGGCTTCCGGTCTGGCACTTGCTCCTGATGGCAAACATCTTTTCTGCACAACAGCTGGTGAAAACACAGTCTCCATGTATGAGATTGATGCAGAAACCGGACTTCTGGAGAAAAAGTTCACTCTGCCGATCAGCGGTGATTATCCGAAGGATATAGTAATCTTCCCTGACAATCAGCATATTGCTGTTGCGAACCATGCAAGTAATACAATCACAACATTCAAAGTGGATTATGAGAAGAATATTATTGTGATGAATGATAAACCACATAAAATTGAAACTCCAAACAGTATTCATATGTGGCCGGTACCACAGGACTTTGATGCTGTCGAACCTTTAGCTGATGCAGAAGATGAGCAGGAGTGA
- the hemL gene encoding glutamate-1-semialdehyde 2,1-aminomutase — protein sequence MGRSEELFERAVKRIPGGVNSPVRAYGAIGMAPRFIKRADGCHIYDVDDNCYVDYIDSWGPMILGHNFPEIREAVVKACAEGLSFGCATEIEVEMAEFICEHLPHVEMVRMVNSGTEAVMSAIRAARGYTGRDKIIKFAGCYHGHSDALLVSAGSGVMTSGVPDSAGVPKGCTQDTMTAVYNDLDSVKALLEQAKGQVAAVIVEPVAANMGVVAPKKGFLEGLRTLCDQHGTLLIFDEVITGFRLAFGGAAEYFGVTPDMVTYGKIIGAGMPVGAYGGRREIMEMVSPAGPVYQAGTLSGNPIAMAAGLTQLKYLYEHQEVYKELEEKGQKLYGGIEEILKEAGSEYHVNHVSSLGSLFFAKEEVVDYTSAKSSDTKAFADYFLAMLKQGIHLAPSQFEAMFLSTAHSDEVLEDTLTKIRNYFM from the coding sequence ATGGGAAGATCAGAAGAATTATTTGAACGGGCGGTCAAAAGAATTCCGGGAGGGGTTAACAGTCCGGTAAGAGCTTATGGTGCAATTGGAATGGCACCGAGATTTATCAAACGTGCGGATGGATGCCATATTTATGATGTAGATGATAACTGTTATGTTGATTATATTGACTCCTGGGGACCAATGATCCTTGGACATAATTTTCCAGAAATCCGGGAGGCAGTGGTAAAAGCATGTGCGGAAGGCTTGAGCTTTGGATGTGCTACAGAGATTGAAGTGGAAATGGCAGAATTTATCTGTGAGCATCTTCCACATGTGGAAATGGTACGTATGGTAAATTCCGGTACAGAAGCAGTTATGAGTGCGATCCGTGCAGCCAGAGGCTATACAGGAAGGGACAAAATCATTAAATTTGCCGGATGTTACCATGGACACAGTGATGCGCTGCTGGTAAGTGCCGGTTCTGGTGTGATGACGAGTGGGGTACCAGACAGCGCCGGTGTACCAAAGGGATGTACCCAGGATACGATGACCGCGGTCTATAATGATCTTGACAGTGTAAAAGCTCTTTTGGAGCAGGCAAAAGGACAGGTTGCAGCGGTGATTGTTGAACCGGTAGCTGCCAACATGGGTGTGGTTGCTCCGAAAAAAGGTTTTCTGGAAGGCCTTCGTACTTTGTGCGATCAGCATGGAACACTGTTGATCTTTGATGAGGTTATTACAGGATTTCGTCTGGCATTTGGCGGTGCCGCTGAATATTTTGGCGTAACACCGGATATGGTGACTTACGGCAAGATCATAGGTGCGGGTATGCCGGTGGGAGCATATGGCGGAAGAAGAGAAATCATGGAAATGGTTTCTCCTGCAGGTCCGGTATATCAGGCTGGTACTTTAAGTGGAAATCCGATTGCAATGGCAGCAGGACTTACACAGCTGAAATATCTGTATGAACATCAGGAAGTATATAAGGAGCTGGAAGAAAAAGGCCAGAAACTGTATGGAGGAATTGAAGAAATCCTGAAAGAGGCAGGAAGTGAATATCATGTAAATCATGTTTCTTCTCTGGGAAGCCTGTTTTTTGCAAAAGAAGAAGTGGTGGATTATACTTCAGCCAAGTCTTCTGATACAAAAGCATTTGCAGATTATTTCCTAGCCATGCTGAAACAGGGAATCCATCTGGCACCTTCTCAATTTGAAGCAATGTTCCTTTCAACAGCGCATTCCGATGAAGTACTTGAAGATACACTTACCAAGATCCGAAATTACTTTATGTAA
- the hemB gene encoding porphobilinogen synthase, whose protein sequence is MDLIQRPRRLRGSETLRKMVRETRIDKSSLIYPLFVKEGTGIEEEIPSMEGQYRYSVDRLPYELERLQKAGVSSIMLFGIPDHKDEVGSGAYDEYGIVQKALREARRQFPDLYYITDVCMCEYTSHGHCGVLCGHEVENDATLDLLAKTALSHVEAGADMVAPSDMMDGRVRAIRECLDKAGHKETPIMSYAVKYASAFYGPFRDAAGSAPSFGDRKSYQMDYHNRREGMKEALTDIEEGADIIMIKPAMSYLDMVSEVSKATNVPIAAYSVSGEYAMVKAAAKMGWIDEEKIVCEMAASAYRAGVNIYLTYYAKELARFIDEGRIG, encoded by the coding sequence ATGGATCTGATTCAGAGACCAAGAAGACTTCGTGGAAGTGAAACATTACGTAAAATGGTAAGAGAAACAAGAATTGATAAATCATCGCTGATCTATCCGCTTTTTGTAAAAGAAGGTACTGGAATTGAAGAGGAAATTCCGTCTATGGAGGGACAGTACCGTTACAGTGTGGATCGTCTTCCATATGAACTGGAACGTCTGCAGAAAGCAGGAGTCAGCAGCATCATGCTTTTCGGTATTCCAGATCATAAAGATGAAGTGGGCAGTGGCGCATATGATGAATACGGAATTGTTCAGAAAGCACTGAGAGAGGCCAGAAGACAGTTCCCGGATCTTTACTATATTACAGATGTATGTATGTGTGAATATACTTCTCATGGCCATTGTGGTGTGCTCTGCGGACATGAGGTTGAAAATGATGCGACGTTAGATCTGCTTGCAAAGACAGCACTCTCTCATGTAGAGGCAGGTGCTGATATGGTGGCGCCTTCCGATATGATGGATGGCCGTGTGCGTGCAATCCGTGAGTGCTTGGATAAAGCAGGACATAAAGAAACACCAATCATGTCTTATGCAGTCAAATATGCATCGGCTTTTTATGGCCCGTTTCGTGATGCGGCAGGTTCTGCACCATCTTTTGGAGACCGTAAAAGTTACCAGATGGATTACCATAATCGTCGTGAAGGAATGAAAGAGGCACTGACAGATATTGAAGAAGGTGCAGATATTATTATGATCAAGCCGGCAATGTCTTATCTTGATATGGTTTCAGAAGTATCAAAAGCAACCAATGTACCGATCGCAGCGTACAGTGTCAGCGGTGAATATGCCATGGTCAAGGCTGCCGCTAAAATGGGCTGGATCGATGAAGAAAAAATCGTCTGCGAAATGGCAGCAAGTGCATACAGAGCAGGTGTGAATATATATCTTACCTATTATGCAAAAGAACTTGCACGTTTTATTGATGAAGGGAGAATTGGATAA